A single genomic interval of Sinorhizobium garamanticum harbors:
- the cheT gene encoding chemotaxis protein CheT, whose translation MQIDYQSHTPHAEESLPGVLMRIVTELHDVAYLIERIEPQLYGNRGVASSDASEQMMVLQGIDLAVQKTRGLAEFIDTITASIPDTWLVDVTTAVNLIKLADMKKALGSGMLRHGHSQPLTKASGDFEAF comes from the coding sequence ATGCAGATCGACTATCAGAGCCATACGCCTCACGCCGAAGAATCCTTGCCCGGCGTGCTGATGCGCATCGTCACGGAGCTCCATGACGTCGCCTATCTCATCGAACGCATCGAGCCGCAGCTCTACGGCAATCGCGGCGTGGCCTCGTCGGATGCGTCCGAGCAGATGATGGTGCTTCAGGGCATTGATCTGGCCGTCCAGAAGACGCGTGGGCTGGCCGAATTTATCGATACGATCACGGCATCCATCCCCGACACCTGGCTCGTGGACGTTACGACTGCGGTCAACCTGATCAAGCTTGCCGATATGAAAAAGGCCCTCGGTAGCGGCATGCTGCGCCACGGCCACTCGCAGCCTTTGACGAAAGCCTCGGGCGACTTCGAAGCGTTTTGA
- the cheD gene encoding chemoreceptor glutamine deamidase CheD, with product MMTAAAAGRRVHVIQGEFKVVNDPDIVLSTILGSCVAACLRDPVIGVGGMNHFLLPGSATTGGDATRYGVHLMELLINGLLKQGARRDRLEAKIFGGAKTIARFSNVGEQNAAFARQFLLDEGIRIVGESTGGEHGRKLEYWPSSGRARQYALTGMEAQRAMQMDQRPVSVPKPVESSIEFF from the coding sequence ATGATGACCGCGGCTGCTGCCGGCAGGCGCGTACACGTCATCCAGGGCGAGTTCAAGGTCGTCAACGATCCGGATATCGTTCTTTCGACCATTCTCGGGTCCTGCGTTGCCGCCTGCCTGCGCGATCCCGTGATCGGTGTCGGCGGCATGAACCATTTCCTGTTGCCCGGCTCCGCGACAACCGGCGGCGATGCCACGCGCTATGGCGTGCACCTGATGGAACTCCTGATCAACGGCCTGCTGAAGCAGGGAGCGCGTCGCGACCGATTGGAAGCGAAGATCTTCGGTGGCGCCAAGACGATTGCAAGGTTCTCGAATGTCGGTGAGCAGAATGCCGCCTTTGCACGCCAGTTCCTGCTGGACGAAGGCATCCGCATCGTCGGCGAGAGCACAGGCGGGGAGCACGGCCGCAAGCTGGAATACTGGCCATCCTCCGGCCGTGCCCGCCAATACGCTTTGACGGGGATGGAAGCGCAACGGGCGATGCAGATGGACCAGCGCCCCGTATCCGTGCCGAAGCCGGTGGAAAGCTCGATCGAATTCTTCTGA